The genomic region ATATCAGATTAATTAGAATGGTTTATAGTAATTAATTCCAATTCAATTTTATCTTCATTGGGCTGAGTGATTTTTACATGAACATTAGGTGCAAAATACTTAGTCATTTTCTCTTGTTTTTCCAACCATGTATCCAGAGGGATCAGGGGAGAGTCAAACTCTAGAATTAGACAATAAGCACCGTCAAGGGAAGTTTCTCGCAGACCAGTGACTACAGGGCGTTCTTCGTCCGTGGGATTTAAGCCTAGATAGTCAAGGGCCCTATCTAAATGGGCTTGTTGTCCGTAGCAAAATCTTGTAATATCTTTACGGATTTTATTTTGGGTAATAGTAGCTTGCTGCTTCCTGAGTTCCAATACCGACTCTGTGGTAGGTTCACTAAAGGGTATTGGTTGGAGTTCATTAGCTTTGAGTGCCAAACCACCTAATAACAGGGGAAATCCATAAAAAAACCCTACCAAATTCAAGGTCGCGTTATCCAACCCATAAGCTATAAAGCCCATAATGGTTAATATACTACCTACAGTTAAACCGAGTGTTCCCAAAGAGATTTTGCCGAACATGACTTTAGATGCTGACCATTTATTGATATTGGCAAGTATTCTACACTATCTGGGCACTATCTGGGATTTACCATATCTAGCTTTTTCAGGAAATCTGTAATAAGCTATAAATTTAACTAGTAGTATTTAAAAATAGGAGGAAAACTTATGGATCTGGAAACAATAAAGCAAAGAATCTCCCTAGTGCAAACCAAGCGCGAATACCTACTAGGTTTACTCGAACAGCCTAACTTGGGCACTCTTAGGGTTGATGTTAATCAAGCTTTAGAAGAGTTAGATGATCTCCTGGATGAGTTTAACCGTACCTTTTTGGATGAAAATACGAATTAAATTACCTACATAACGTAGAAATGGGGATACTATTTTTAGTTTATTTTAGCTTACTTGAACTTACTCTCAATTCTGTATAAGCGGCTTTGGGTAATTGTTTTGGCTCATGGACACAAGAATGGTTTGGGAGTTAGCTTCTGAACTGTTATCTTTGGGTGTTCTTTGAATGTAATTGCCATCGGGTTGTAAATCCCAAGCTTGACGATTATCTGCTAACATAATCCCGAGGATTTCTTGTAGATCTTTGGCAATTTCTTGGTCTCTAATTGGTGTAATAACCTCCACTCTCCGATCTAAATTGCGACGCATCCAGTCCGCACTCCCGATATATATTTCTTCCTGACCATTGTTGTGGAAGTAAAAAATGCGAGAATGTTCTAGAAATCGGCCAATAATGCTCATGATGCGAATATTATCACTAATGTCTTTCATTCCAGGTCTTAAACAGCATATACCTCTAACTATTAAGTCGATTTGCACCCCTGCACGGGAGGCGGTATATAGGGTGGCAATGATTTCAGGATCAACTAGCGCATTCATTTTGGCGACGATCCTTCCAGAGAATCCATTTTGTACGTTGGTAATTTCCCTGTGAATTAGTTCTAAAAAGCGGTTGCGCATATTCACCGGAGCAACTAATATCTCTCGATAGTTTTTTTGCAGAGAATAACCGGTTAAGAAGTTAAATACATCGGTCAGATCTGCACCCAGTTCTTCCCGACAACTAAACAATCCTAGGTCTGTGTATAGTCTGGCTGTTTTTGGGTTATAATTACCCGTGCCAATATGGACGTAACGACAGATTTTCTCTTTTTCTCTCCTGACTACTAGCACTATTTTACTATGGGTTTTCAAACCCGCTAATCCATAAACTACATGAACTCCAACTTTTTCTAATCGTCTGGCCCAGTAGATATTATTTTCTTCATCAAAACGGGCTTTTAACTCCACTAGAACTGACACTTGTTTACCATTTTCAGCCGCAGCAATTAAGGCATTTACTATGGGTGAATCCCCAGAAGTACGATACAATGTCATCTTAATCGCTAACACTTGAGGATCCCATGCTGCATGGGTAATAAATTGCTCTACTGTACCGGAAAATGATTGATAGGGATGATGGACTAATAAATCTTTTTCTCTAATTACAGAAAAGAAATCTTTTCCATCTTCTGTTTCTAAAACATCGGGATCTAAACAGGGTTCTTTTAACCGCTGTAACCGAGAAGGAATGACTGATTGACGTGGAGGATCTTTCAGTTCTGGCAATGGTAATCCCATAAAATACATTAGATCCCTCAAACCTAGTAAACCATTTACTTGGTAAACATCATTACCAGTCAATTCTAGGTCTTCTAATAACCGAGAACGTAAATTTTCCGGTGTTTGTGATTGAATTTCTAATCGAACCGGTGTCCCACCCATACGCCTTTTACGTAGTTCTTGTTCAATGGCTAGTAATAGGTCATCTGCTTCATCTTCTTCTAGTTCTAAGTCCGCATCTCGAGTTATCCGAAAAGGATGGCATTCTTGAATGTTCATCCCCGGAAATAATTGATCTAAATTATGGGCGATCGCCTGTTCTAAAGGTACACCAATCCAATGAATTGGTCTACCATTATGACTTGCTAGTTCGGAAGGTAAAGGGATAAATCTTGGTAGAACTTTCGGTACTTTCACCCGGGCAAAATATTCTTCTTCTGTCTCTGGATTTTTGACCACCACAGCCAAATTCAGGCTGAGATTAGAAATGTAAGGAAAGGGATGACTGGGATCCACTGCTAAGGGGGTGAGAACGGGAAATATTTGTTCTTTAAAATATTCATCCAGATACAACTTCTGTTGCTGATTCATATCTATATATTTGATAATATGAATACCTTGATTGGCTAACAAAGGTTGTAGTATTTCTTCAAACTGTTGGTTCTGTTTTGCCACTAATGGGTTTAATTGTAACCTGATATCATCTAGCTGTTGTTGTGGTGTGCGTCCATCAGGAGTGAGAAGGTCTACCTTTGCTTCTACTTGCTGTTTTAGTGCTGCAACACGCACCATAAAAAACTCATCCAGGTTAGAGCTGAAAATAGCTAGAAATTTGAGTCTCTCTAATAGTGGTGTGCGTTCATCGCATCCTTCATGTAGTACCCTGCTATTAAACTGTAACCAACTTAACTCTCTATTAATATAATATTCTGGGTCACTTAAATTAATTGGTTCGTCTAAACTGACAACTGGAAGATTGTTTTTTTTCAGCTTGGCCATAATTATTTATCACCTAGTAGATGTTGCTATTTCCTTGGTAGTTAATTAATCCAATTATAATGTTAAGCTTTGGTTAAGAAAAATTTAAGAACCCCTAATTATTTGTCTAAGTAGATGGGTGGAA from Cylindrospermopsis curvispora GIHE-G1 harbors:
- a CDS encoding DUF2854 domain-containing protein translates to MFGKISLGTLGLTVGSILTIMGFIAYGLDNATLNLVGFFYGFPLLLGGLALKANELQPIPFSEPTTESVLELRKQQATITQNKIRKDITRFCYGQQAHLDRALDYLGLNPTDEERPVVTGLRETSLDGAYCLILEFDSPLIPLDTWLEKQEKMTKYFAPNVHVKITQPNEDKIELELITINHSN
- the ppk1 gene encoding polyphosphate kinase 1, whose protein sequence is MAKLKKNNLPVVSLDEPINLSDPEYYINRELSWLQFNSRVLHEGCDERTPLLERLKFLAIFSSNLDEFFMVRVAALKQQVEAKVDLLTPDGRTPQQQLDDIRLQLNPLVAKQNQQFEEILQPLLANQGIHIIKYIDMNQQQKLYLDEYFKEQIFPVLTPLAVDPSHPFPYISNLSLNLAVVVKNPETEEEYFARVKVPKVLPRFIPLPSELASHNGRPIHWIGVPLEQAIAHNLDQLFPGMNIQECHPFRITRDADLELEEDEADDLLLAIEQELRKRRMGGTPVRLEIQSQTPENLRSRLLEDLELTGNDVYQVNGLLGLRDLMYFMGLPLPELKDPPRQSVIPSRLQRLKEPCLDPDVLETEDGKDFFSVIREKDLLVHHPYQSFSGTVEQFITHAAWDPQVLAIKMTLYRTSGDSPIVNALIAAAENGKQVSVLVELKARFDEENNIYWARRLEKVGVHVVYGLAGLKTHSKIVLVVRREKEKICRYVHIGTGNYNPKTARLYTDLGLFSCREELGADLTDVFNFLTGYSLQKNYREILVAPVNMRNRFLELIHREITNVQNGFSGRIVAKMNALVDPEIIATLYTASRAGVQIDLIVRGICCLRPGMKDISDNIRIMSIIGRFLEHSRIFYFHNNGQEEIYIGSADWMRRNLDRRVEVITPIRDQEIAKDLQEILGIMLADNRQAWDLQPDGNYIQRTPKDNSSEANSQTILVSMSQNNYPKPLIQN